The genomic DNA GCACAGCGTGGCCGAGAGGCCGGGCATGCAGCCGACCATGATCCCGATCAGCGCGCCCCCGAGGCCGTACGTGATCGAGGTGATATTGAGAAAGCCCAGGTAGGCTTGGCCGAAGAGCTCGAGGCCTTGGAACATGGCGATCTCCGCGCGCTCAGGGCAGGTGGACCAGGAACAGCTCCTGGAACACCAGCGTAATCATGAGGCCGGCGCCCAGGCCGATCGCCAGGGCCTTCGCCACGGTGCGCAGCGTCAGTCCCTGGCCGGCGGCCTTGCGCTGCGAATGCTGCAGGCTGAGGATCGCGACCGTGACGAAGATCCAGGCCGCGGCCCAGAACGGCAGCCCGTGGCCGACCAGCCCGATGCCGAAGACCAGGCACAGCGCGAGCACCAGCAGCACGCGCTTCTTCTCGGCGACACTGGCCCGCACCATCACCTGCTCGGGGTGCGCCACGCGACGGCGCCAGCTGCGCAGCGCCAGCA from Variovorax sp. PBL-E5 includes the following:
- a CDS encoding tripartite tricarboxylate transporter TctB family protein → MTPPAAPPETPAPAHGESHVSPGSDLIAAFAWMVFGIAVLIASLRMDRLEKQDINPYTIPGLLPGLLGIVTILLGFLLALRSWRRRVAHPEQVMVRASVAEKKRVLLVLALCLVFGIGLVGHGLPFWAAAWIFVTVAILSLQHSQRKAAGQGLTLRTVAKALAIGLGAGLMITLVFQELFLVHLP